The following proteins are co-located in the Gordonia polyisoprenivorans genome:
- a CDS encoding TetR/AcrR family transcriptional regulator has protein sequence MVDNVYMVAAEGGKPSDTTRSRLVAAGVELLETDGLAALGVRAIARSAGVSHGAPRRYFPTHAQLLAAVARRGLDDLGTEIAPVLRDRSTPPRDRLVSAANVYVGFARRRRAMFELMFRHDILDGAGGDLRSLSVPMIAELHSVAAEFVGDHHSWTATVRFWMSIHGLAVLVANRALEPMAALIEIDVEALVIGAVDAIA, from the coding sequence ATGGTAGACAATGTCTACATGGTTGCTGCAGAAGGAGGGAAACCCTCTGACACGACACGTTCTCGTCTGGTGGCGGCGGGAGTGGAGTTGCTCGAGACTGACGGGCTCGCAGCACTGGGGGTGCGGGCGATCGCGAGGAGCGCGGGTGTGTCTCACGGCGCCCCACGGCGGTACTTCCCGACGCACGCGCAACTCTTGGCCGCCGTCGCTCGTCGCGGACTCGACGACCTTGGTACGGAGATCGCGCCGGTACTGCGAGACCGCTCGACGCCTCCGCGGGATCGACTCGTCTCCGCGGCGAACGTGTACGTCGGCTTTGCCCGACGCCGGCGCGCGATGTTCGAGCTGATGTTCCGTCACGACATTCTTGACGGGGCTGGCGGCGACCTGCGATCGCTATCGGTACCGATGATCGCCGAATTGCACTCAGTCGCTGCGGAATTCGTTGGTGATCATCATTCGTGGACCGCCACCGTTCGTTTCTGGATGTCCATTCACGGGTTGGCCGTGCTGGTGGCCAACCGTGCGCTTGAACCGATGGCAGCGTTGATCGAGATTGACGTCGAGGCGTTGGTGATCGGTGCGGTCGACGCCATTGCGTAG
- a CDS encoding lysophospholipid acyltransferase family protein, protein MWYWLFKYVLLGPALWVSCRPRIVGRDLLPATGPVIVAATHSAFIDSLLLCLILPRRLTFVAKSDYFDRPGLRGRMQRWFFLAAGQIPIDRSGGDRAATTLATATSLVSGGGAWAIHPEGTRSCDGRVHRGHTGVMRVARATGAPVVPIALRGTERVNPPGRLMWRPHRVDIVIGFPVPVDQTMADDDLRSATDRLMFELAAMAGRPYEDSYAERRPQAPTATP, encoded by the coding sequence ATGTGGTACTGGCTGTTCAAGTACGTCCTACTCGGGCCGGCATTGTGGGTGAGCTGTCGCCCGCGAATCGTCGGCCGCGATCTCCTACCGGCGACTGGTCCGGTCATCGTCGCGGCCACACATAGCGCCTTCATCGACTCGCTCCTTCTGTGTCTCATTCTCCCTCGCCGGTTGACCTTCGTCGCGAAAAGCGACTACTTCGACCGACCGGGTTTGCGCGGGCGGATGCAGCGATGGTTCTTTCTCGCGGCCGGTCAGATTCCCATCGATAGATCCGGTGGCGACCGTGCCGCCACCACATTGGCCACGGCGACCAGCCTGGTGTCGGGAGGTGGCGCGTGGGCAATCCATCCCGAAGGGACTCGTAGTTGCGACGGACGCGTGCACCGCGGCCATACCGGCGTGATGCGGGTTGCCCGGGCAACCGGCGCGCCGGTGGTCCCTATTGCCCTGCGCGGCACCGAGCGCGTAAACCCCCCGGGTCGTCTGATGTGGCGCCCGCATCGAGTCGACATCGTCATAGGATTCCCAGTTCCCGTCGACCAGACAATGGCGGACGACGATTTACGGAGCGCCACCGATCGCCTGATGTTCGAACTCGCGGCAATGGCGGGGCGGCCCTATGAGGATTCCTACGCCGAACGCCGTCCGCAGGCGCCGACAGCAACACCATGA
- a CDS encoding (deoxy)nucleoside triphosphate pyrophosphohydrolase: MSRRHVLAGAILDSSGTRILLARRARPVELEGLWELPGGKVEAGESDEEALRRELAEELGIDVGVESELAEQVTLSDQLVLIARWARVIAGEPAAREHQAVRWVDAEELSTLCSEGSLVPADTVWVPELLARLRRP, encoded by the coding sequence ATGAGTCGTCGGCACGTGTTGGCCGGCGCCATCCTCGATTCCTCGGGCACGCGGATATTGCTGGCGCGCCGCGCGCGGCCGGTCGAATTGGAAGGCCTCTGGGAACTGCCCGGCGGAAAGGTCGAGGCGGGGGAGAGCGACGAGGAAGCCCTGCGTCGTGAACTCGCAGAGGAGCTGGGTATCGACGTCGGCGTCGAGTCCGAGCTAGCTGAACAGGTGACGCTCTCCGACCAACTGGTGTTGATCGCCCGCTGGGCGCGAGTGATCGCCGGCGAACCCGCCGCGCGTGAACATCAAGCGGTGCGGTGGGTCGATGCGGAGGAACTGTCGACGCTGTGCAGTGAGGGGAGTCTCGTCCCCGCCGACACCGTGTGGGTTCCGGAACTGCTGGCGCGGCTACGCCGCCCCTGA
- a CDS encoding ABC transporter ATP-binding protein, with translation MLQIEKLSVAYGAEAVVKGLDWSVGGQDSLVTALLGPSGCGKSTLIRAVAGLERPTAGTIRFDGDDLAEIATHRRDFGVVFQDGQLFPGRTVAANIGYGLRVRGWSRADIAARVGQMLELVRLPGVEKRRVESLSGGQAQRVALARALAPRPRLLLLDEPLAALDRRLRDSLAVEIAEIVRAAGTPTIVVTHDHTEAALMADSVAVMREGEIVQTARPAGLWSAPADEWTARFLGCTTIIDAHKKREGLADTVFGAVAVDLADSRARLGLRAESVLAAPAGDGDTMQSETTSGAVGTAMVVADLPGGPRVRVATDHGEIDAIGAGAIAVGDRVLVRLVPDRIAVIGR, from the coding sequence ATGCTGCAGATCGAGAAGCTGAGCGTCGCCTACGGGGCCGAAGCGGTCGTCAAGGGGCTCGATTGGTCTGTGGGCGGCCAGGATTCACTTGTCACCGCACTGCTCGGGCCGTCCGGATGCGGCAAGTCGACGTTGATTCGCGCCGTAGCCGGGCTGGAACGACCAACCGCCGGGACGATTCGTTTCGACGGGGACGATCTCGCCGAGATCGCCACCCACCGGCGGGATTTCGGGGTCGTCTTCCAAGACGGCCAGCTCTTCCCGGGACGCACGGTGGCCGCGAACATCGGCTACGGACTGCGCGTGCGGGGGTGGTCGAGAGCCGACATCGCCGCACGAGTCGGCCAGATGCTCGAATTGGTACGACTTCCCGGCGTCGAGAAACGCCGCGTCGAGTCGCTCTCGGGTGGACAGGCACAGCGGGTGGCGCTGGCGCGGGCGCTGGCCCCCCGGCCACGGCTGCTGCTCCTCGACGAGCCGCTGGCCGCTCTGGACCGTCGACTCCGCGACAGCCTGGCCGTGGAGATCGCCGAAATCGTCCGTGCTGCAGGGACTCCGACGATCGTCGTCACCCATGACCACACGGAAGCGGCGTTGATGGCCGACTCCGTCGCGGTGATGCGGGAGGGTGAGATCGTCCAGACGGCGCGACCGGCCGGTCTGTGGTCGGCGCCTGCGGACGAGTGGACGGCGCGATTCCTCGGGTGTACCACCATCATCGATGCGCATAAGAAGCGAGAAGGGCTGGCCGACACCGTCTTCGGGGCGGTTGCCGTCGACCTGGCGGACTCGCGCGCACGGTTGGGTTTGCGGGCCGAGTCGGTGCTCGCCGCGCCGGCCGGCGATGGTGACACGATGCAGAGCGAGACGACGTCGGGTGCAGTCGGCACGGCGATGGTGGTCGCCGACCTTCCCGGAGGTCCTCGCGTACGGGTGGCCACCGATCACGGCGAGATCGACGCCATCGGCGCCGGAGCGATCGCGGTCGGTGACCGGGTCCTGGTGCGATTGGTTCCCGACCGGATCGCGGTGATCGGACGATGA
- a CDS encoding ABC transporter permease — MARRGRSLIDPSAETTRGEPSPPGPQRDRDRPRRQPPTGSARFAIAALQAIPMVFLGVFFLWPVAALVRRAIEVGSAGDSPVVLLERTHALHLLWVTLGQAAASTVVAAIVAAPIVWLYARLPGSGSVVLTVIVTVPFVLPTVVVGVAFRALLNGPLAGLGMGSGWPAVLAAHAFLNVAVMVRVVGAAWRSLDTRTEEAARVLGATRTRAWWSVVAPRLAPAAGGAAALVFLFCSTSFGVIIILGGGALRTLETEIYTQAIGYFRLPEAVMLSLLQIVVVVAVLLCTRIVAPGGASGGAGARRRPSAITGIGWIPVVLAWAWTVLVLVGPIAVLAIRSVRPTVGGSWTLAGYRALSEPVNGVTPLDTLRYSLLSAILATVVALVVGGLAAITLHRSRCVAGAVGNTIAMIPLGISAVTLGFGYLIVLAALPAEIAGSPLVIPCVQALIAIPVVIRIVIPALESVPERLRQAAAVLGAGPWRVFRTVDLPLIGRSLGAAGGFAFVMALGEFGATSFLARADTTTLPVLIGSALNRPGATELATAMAASMVLVVVTTVAVLAVEIFRPRSGTLI; from the coding sequence ATGGCGCGCCGCGGTCGGTCGTTGATCGATCCGTCCGCCGAGACGACCCGCGGGGAACCGTCCCCGCCGGGGCCGCAGCGCGACCGTGACCGACCACGACGTCAGCCTCCGACAGGGTCGGCGCGCTTTGCCATCGCGGCGCTGCAGGCGATCCCGATGGTGTTCCTCGGGGTGTTCTTCTTGTGGCCGGTGGCGGCCCTGGTGCGGCGGGCGATCGAGGTCGGTTCCGCCGGTGATTCGCCGGTCGTGTTGCTCGAACGCACCCATGCGTTGCACCTACTCTGGGTCACCCTCGGCCAGGCTGCTGCGTCCACCGTGGTCGCAGCCATCGTCGCCGCACCGATCGTGTGGCTCTACGCCCGGCTACCGGGATCGGGGTCGGTGGTCCTCACGGTGATCGTCACCGTGCCCTTCGTCCTGCCGACGGTCGTGGTGGGGGTTGCATTCCGGGCACTGCTGAACGGTCCGCTCGCCGGACTCGGGATGGGCAGCGGCTGGCCCGCGGTGCTCGCTGCGCACGCTTTTCTCAACGTCGCCGTCATGGTGCGGGTGGTGGGTGCGGCCTGGCGTTCGCTCGACACCCGCACCGAGGAGGCGGCCCGTGTGCTCGGTGCGACCCGGACCCGGGCCTGGTGGTCGGTGGTCGCGCCGCGGCTGGCCCCGGCTGCCGGTGGCGCCGCGGCCCTCGTGTTCTTGTTCTGCTCCACCAGTTTCGGGGTGATCATCATCCTCGGCGGAGGCGCCCTGCGGACTCTGGAGACCGAGATCTACACACAGGCGATCGGCTACTTCCGGCTGCCGGAGGCGGTGATGCTGTCGCTGCTGCAGATCGTCGTGGTCGTCGCGGTGTTGCTGTGCACCAGGATCGTCGCCCCGGGCGGCGCGTCCGGCGGCGCAGGCGCGCGGCGTCGGCCGTCGGCGATCACCGGCATCGGATGGATACCGGTGGTGCTGGCCTGGGCGTGGACGGTACTGGTTCTGGTGGGACCGATTGCGGTACTGGCGATCCGGTCGGTGCGTCCGACCGTCGGTGGATCGTGGACGCTCGCCGGGTATCGGGCGCTGTCCGAGCCGGTGAACGGCGTGACGCCGCTGGACACGTTGCGGTACTCGCTGCTCAGCGCGATCCTGGCCACGGTCGTCGCGCTGGTCGTCGGTGGTCTCGCGGCGATCACCCTGCATCGGTCACGGTGTGTTGCCGGCGCAGTGGGGAACACCATCGCCATGATCCCCTTGGGGATCAGTGCGGTCACACTGGGATTCGGATACCTGATCGTGTTGGCCGCCCTGCCGGCTGAGATCGCCGGCTCACCGTTGGTGATCCCGTGCGTACAGGCGCTGATCGCGATTCCTGTCGTCATCCGCATCGTCATCCCAGCCCTGGAATCGGTACCCGAGCGGTTGCGTCAGGCCGCGGCGGTCCTCGGTGCCGGGCCGTGGCGGGTATTCCGCACCGTCGATCTCCCACTGATCGGTCGATCACTCGGTGCCGCAGGCGGTTTCGCTTTCGTCATGGCGCTCGGGGAGTTCGGTGCGACGAGCTTTCTCGCGCGCGCCGACACCACCACCCTGCCGGTCCTGATCGGATCGGCCCTCAACCGTCCGGGCGCCACCGAACTCGCCACGGCGATGGCCGCATCGATGGTGTTGGTGGTCGTGACCACCGTCGCGGTGCTTGCCGTGGAGATCTTCCGGCCTCGCTCGGGGACACTGATCTGA
- a CDS encoding thiamine ABC transporter substrate-binding protein: MRRSVRAGASSLRRVGIAAVVLAAGATLVTACGDDASSSADVVMLTHDSFSLPQSVLDSFRTDTGLNLKIVKSGDAGTLASTVSLTPGSPKADVVYGIDNTFASRPIDAGALESYNPPAAADGAVQFAVPDSNNELTAVDRGDVCLNIDDKWYASHHQQPPTSVRDLRNPTYAAQAALIDPSTSSPGMAFLLTTIGMFGNDWKSYWQDVTKGGAAIDSGWEIAYNQQFSAGEGKGPKPIVLSYASSPAATPGTSALLDGCFRQVEYVGILKGTKNITGARKAVDFMLSPAVQKALPSSMYVYPVQKNTPLPDGWAQRAPLPQWTVSMPPKYVAENRESWLEQWRAAVGR, encoded by the coding sequence GTGCGCAGATCCGTCCGAGCCGGCGCGTCGTCGTTGCGGCGTGTGGGGATCGCTGCCGTCGTCCTCGCCGCAGGCGCCACCCTGGTGACCGCATGTGGTGACGATGCGTCGTCGTCGGCCGATGTCGTGATGCTGACCCATGATTCGTTCAGCCTGCCGCAGTCGGTACTCGACAGTTTCCGCACCGACACCGGGCTGAATCTGAAGATCGTGAAGTCCGGCGATGCCGGCACACTTGCCTCGACGGTGTCGCTGACCCCCGGATCGCCGAAGGCCGACGTCGTGTACGGCATCGACAACACCTTCGCCTCACGTCCGATCGACGCCGGTGCCCTCGAGTCCTACAATCCGCCCGCCGCCGCCGACGGAGCCGTCCAGTTCGCGGTGCCGGATTCGAACAACGAACTGACCGCCGTCGACCGTGGCGACGTCTGCCTCAACATCGATGACAAGTGGTATGCGAGTCACCACCAGCAGCCGCCGACCAGCGTGCGCGATCTGCGCAACCCGACCTACGCCGCGCAGGCCGCGCTCATCGACCCGAGCACCTCCTCACCCGGAATGGCCTTCCTGCTCACCACGATCGGGATGTTCGGCAATGACTGGAAGTCGTACTGGCAGGACGTGACCAAGGGCGGAGCCGCCATCGACTCCGGATGGGAGATCGCCTACAACCAGCAGTTCAGCGCCGGAGAGGGCAAGGGGCCCAAGCCGATCGTGTTGTCCTACGCGTCCTCGCCCGCGGCGACACCGGGAACCAGCGCGCTTCTCGACGGGTGCTTCCGTCAGGTCGAGTACGTCGGAATCCTCAAGGGCACCAAGAACATCACCGGTGCACGCAAGGCCGTCGACTTCATGCTCAGCCCCGCAGTGCAGAAGGCGCTGCCGTCGTCGATGTATGTCTATCCGGTGCAGAAGAACACGCCCTTGCCCGACGGTTGGGCCCAGCGCGCTCCGCTGCCTCAGTGGACGGTCAGCATGCCGCCGAAATACGTTGCCGAGAACCGGGAGTCATGGCTCGAGCAATGGCGCGCCGCGGTCGGTCGTTGA
- a CDS encoding Rv1157c family protein: MSRSRRLIAATAVAIATSLAIPAVAMAAPTSPAPTSQTPTPQTPTPDQRTLDSLGAFAPAIIGAVTTPGPDGKVNADLLAQAQTLADNPALPPQIKDIWKQITDFLGDPGRQQLAAQRAAETRVAKPGDPVIPHGPNAPRIQEFLYPTLGFGCMPGNGNSLGRALVTAGPQAAPAPGPKRGEAGYVYTSLGTGPAVNSPVRKLWVSWLNIDNGRTGQLQLKRNDKINATAGPGTFTGIAATGKGRIISTIYGDVTTKTKGRVLSCTIAPTIGIAII, encoded by the coding sequence ATGAGCCGATCCCGACGCCTGATCGCCGCCACCGCGGTGGCCATCGCCACGTCGCTCGCCATCCCCGCCGTCGCCATGGCGGCACCGACCAGCCCGGCGCCGACCTCGCAGACGCCGACACCGCAGACGCCGACCCCGGATCAGCGCACACTCGACTCCCTCGGCGCCTTCGCGCCGGCCATCATCGGTGCGGTCACCACGCCGGGCCCGGACGGCAAGGTCAACGCCGACCTGCTGGCCCAGGCACAGACACTCGCCGACAATCCCGCGCTGCCGCCGCAGATCAAGGACATCTGGAAGCAGATCACCGACTTCCTCGGCGATCCGGGGCGTCAGCAACTCGCTGCCCAGCGGGCCGCCGAGACCCGCGTGGCCAAGCCCGGCGACCCGGTGATCCCGCACGGCCCGAACGCTCCGCGTATTCAGGAGTTCCTGTATCCGACGCTCGGCTTCGGCTGTATGCCGGGTAACGGCAACTCCCTGGGTCGGGCGCTGGTGACCGCGGGCCCACAGGCCGCGCCCGCGCCCGGGCCCAAGAGGGGCGAGGCCGGTTACGTCTACACCAGCCTCGGCACCGGCCCGGCCGTCAACAGCCCGGTCCGCAAGCTCTGGGTGAGCTGGCTCAACATCGACAACGGCCGCACCGGCCAGTTGCAGCTCAAGCGCAACGACAAGATCAACGCCACCGCGGGACCGGGCACGTTCACCGGGATCGCGGCCACCGGCAAGGGCCGGATCATCTCCACCATCTACGGAGACGTCACCACCAAGACCAAGGGCCGGGTCCTCTCGTGCACGATCGCACCGACGATCGGTATCGCGATCATCTGA
- a CDS encoding alpha/beta hydrolase family protein, with product MITLRRRPRWVARRTRLGTALATTAVVVSAGITGSVIGLAHAAPDADPTAEATSTTPSADPSAGAITSTGMPSASAGQQAGTVYANRQIPGSTLFAGARQGNQFTYWSVGADGAPHLSTGSLYLPPQAAPAGGYPIVVWAHGSRGLADACAPSVHPTDTDLDALRTWLRRGYAVVGTDYAGLGTTGTPQYYDVDATTRNIVDAVRAGRDISDELSARWAVVGEGQGASAAIALARSAPKLQGPKLDYRGSAATSIPADFASLLSNLGPTTTLTAPPGWVSDALYTLAAIRTAHPEVGLDGYLSDTGRAWMTKAQNQCVGDLTREVAGLSLGSLFSRPLAQNSTLTTILSSASTLPSSGFTRPVLMTQTLQDPNVVVPLALKYINDARTADRRVSGRTYLTLDERQAASMSDNDTRDFVAGLMR from the coding sequence ATGATCACCCTGCGACGTCGGCCCCGCTGGGTCGCCAGACGCACCCGACTCGGCACCGCCCTCGCGACCACCGCAGTGGTGGTGTCCGCGGGCATCACCGGCTCGGTGATCGGCCTGGCACATGCCGCGCCGGACGCCGACCCCACCGCCGAGGCCACCTCGACCACCCCGTCGGCAGATCCCTCCGCCGGAGCCATCACCTCGACGGGCATGCCGTCGGCGAGTGCGGGACAGCAGGCCGGAACCGTCTACGCCAACCGACAGATCCCCGGGTCGACCCTGTTCGCCGGGGCACGTCAGGGCAACCAGTTCACCTATTGGAGCGTCGGCGCCGACGGTGCCCCGCATCTGAGCACCGGATCGCTCTACCTGCCACCGCAGGCGGCACCGGCCGGGGGGTACCCGATCGTGGTGTGGGCGCACGGTTCTCGCGGTCTCGCCGACGCCTGCGCCCCATCCGTCCACCCGACCGACACCGATCTCGACGCGTTGCGCACCTGGTTGCGCCGTGGCTATGCCGTCGTCGGCACCGACTACGCCGGCCTCGGAACCACCGGCACGCCACAGTATTACGACGTCGACGCGACCACCCGGAACATCGTCGACGCGGTCCGCGCCGGTCGCGACATCTCCGATGAGCTCTCCGCCCGGTGGGCCGTCGTCGGTGAAGGGCAGGGCGCGTCGGCGGCGATCGCCCTGGCACGTTCGGCGCCGAAACTACAGGGCCCGAAGCTCGATTACCGTGGCAGCGCGGCGACGTCGATTCCCGCAGACTTTGCTTCTCTGCTCAGCAATCTCGGCCCCACGACGACCCTGACCGCACCTCCTGGATGGGTTTCCGACGCGCTGTACACCCTTGCCGCGATCCGCACCGCACACCCCGAGGTCGGCCTCGACGGCTACCTCAGCGACACCGGACGTGCGTGGATGACCAAGGCGCAGAACCAATGTGTCGGCGATCTGACGCGCGAGGTGGCCGGGCTCTCACTCGGGTCGCTGTTCAGCAGGCCGCTGGCCCAGAACTCGACGCTGACCACCATCCTGTCGTCGGCGTCGACCCTGCCGTCGAGCGGTTTCACCCGACCGGTGCTGATGACGCAGACCCTGCAGGACCCGAATGTGGTTGTGCCGCTGGCCCTGAAGTACATCAACGACGCCCGCACCGCCGACCGGCGTGTCTCCGGTCGCACCTACCTGACCCTCGACGAGCGCCAGGCAGCCTCGATGTCGGACAACGACACCCGTGACTTCGTCGCCGGCCTGATGCGGTGA
- a CDS encoding lysoplasmalogenase family protein, which produces MRRLPYALAAGVAAVAGAYGPRRAAALTKPVPLALLAAEVGRGWRTRAPVDNALLGAAVAFSAAGDRAMLAEEFAPTTPEDQRTRRPRAHPLSTKDSRLVLGAALFAGAQLSYCSLLWRRGARPRVREVAPRMLALAEAAAVIGYHRPRLLSVLGPYGNTLATMSALAGSAPTGQPDLRIGGLLFLASDLSILNRRHLMSDPARRRVVEVWVLASYFAAQALLVGTLAE; this is translated from the coding sequence GTGAGGCGCTTACCCTACGCACTCGCCGCGGGTGTCGCCGCTGTGGCGGGCGCCTACGGGCCCCGTCGGGCCGCCGCACTCACCAAACCGGTACCGCTGGCGTTGCTGGCAGCCGAGGTCGGTCGTGGTTGGCGCACACGGGCACCGGTCGACAACGCGCTACTCGGCGCTGCGGTCGCGTTCTCGGCGGCCGGTGATCGCGCAATGCTTGCCGAGGAGTTCGCGCCGACAACCCCGGAGGATCAGCGCACCCGTCGGCCCCGCGCACATCCGTTGAGCACCAAGGATTCCCGGCTGGTGCTGGGGGCTGCACTGTTCGCCGGTGCGCAGCTGTCGTACTGCTCGCTGCTGTGGCGCCGTGGAGCGCGCCCACGGGTGCGCGAGGTCGCCCCGCGGATGCTCGCACTCGCCGAGGCGGCGGCGGTCATCGGCTACCACCGACCCCGACTGCTGTCGGTCCTCGGGCCCTACGGCAACACGCTGGCGACCATGTCGGCGCTCGCCGGATCCGCACCCACCGGGCAACCCGACCTGCGCATCGGCGGATTGTTGTTCCTCGCTTCGGATCTGAGCATCCTCAACCGCCGTCATCTGATGAGTGACCCGGCGCGGCGACGAGTCGTCGAGGTGTGGGTGCTCGCCTCGTACTTCGCCGCGCAGGCATTGCTCGTCGGGACGCTCGCCGAGTAA
- a CDS encoding sugar porter family MFS transporter — protein MSEAHNAEIAEQHTAKVIGVSIAAAVGGFLFGFDSSVINGAVNSIQDTFELSFLVNGFAVAVALLGCAVGAWFAGRLADSWGRKRVMLLGSALFIISAIGTAYTQTLWDLLLWRILGGLGIGIASVIAPAYISEIAPARYRGALASMQQLAITLGIFAALLSDTLLQNQAGGPEKDLWWGLDAWRWMFLVGVIPAVIYGLLALSIPESPRYLVGRNRDEEAARILQEVTGEPHPLERVKEIRLTVKRERNSSLADIRGPSFGLHPLVWVGIWLAIFQQFVGINAIFYYSTTLWQSVGFSTDDAFTTSVITSAINVGMTFVAILFVDRIGRRVLLLWGSVGMFIGLVMACVAFTQAVTTVVDGEPKTSLADPWGPLALVGANLFVVAFAATWGPVMWVMLGEMFPNRIRGVALGVCTAFNWVANFIISMLFPQMSKVVGLGWIYGFFAFCAAASYFFVRFKVRETKGMELEDMDAMADSELSALQSKYAAKSSRVK, from the coding sequence ATGTCAGAAGCGCACAACGCCGAGATCGCCGAACAACACACGGCCAAGGTCATCGGCGTCTCCATCGCCGCCGCGGTCGGCGGCTTCCTGTTCGGATTCGACAGCTCGGTCATCAACGGCGCCGTCAACTCCATTCAGGACACCTTCGAGCTGAGCTTCCTCGTCAACGGATTCGCGGTGGCCGTCGCGCTTCTCGGGTGCGCGGTCGGTGCATGGTTCGCCGGTAGGCTCGCCGACTCCTGGGGCCGCAAACGGGTGATGCTGCTCGGCTCGGCGTTGTTCATCATCTCGGCCATCGGTACCGCATACACCCAGACGCTGTGGGATCTGTTGCTGTGGCGCATCCTGGGTGGCCTCGGCATCGGTATCGCGTCGGTCATCGCTCCCGCGTACATCTCCGAGATCGCGCCCGCACGCTACCGCGGCGCCCTCGCGTCGATGCAGCAGCTGGCGATCACCCTCGGCATCTTCGCCGCGCTGCTCTCGGACACCTTGCTACAGAACCAGGCCGGCGGACCCGAGAAGGACCTCTGGTGGGGACTGGACGCATGGCGGTGGATGTTCCTCGTCGGCGTCATCCCGGCGGTCATCTACGGCCTTCTGGCGCTGTCGATCCCGGAATCCCCGCGTTATCTCGTCGGACGCAACCGTGACGAGGAGGCGGCGCGCATCCTGCAAGAGGTCACCGGTGAACCCCACCCGCTCGAGCGGGTGAAGGAGATCCGGTTGACGGTCAAGCGTGAACGCAACAGTTCGCTCGCCGACATCCGTGGTCCTTCGTTCGGTCTGCATCCCCTAGTGTGGGTGGGCATCTGGCTCGCGATCTTCCAACAGTTCGTGGGTATCAACGCGATCTTCTACTACTCGACGACGCTGTGGCAGTCGGTGGGATTCTCCACCGACGACGCGTTCACCACCTCGGTCATCACCTCGGCGATCAACGTGGGTATGACGTTCGTGGCGATCTTGTTCGTCGACCGCATCGGTCGTCGGGTGCTGCTGCTGTGGGGTTCGGTCGGCATGTTCATCGGACTGGTCATGGCGTGCGTGGCCTTCACCCAGGCGGTCACCACGGTCGTCGACGGTGAACCCAAGACGTCACTGGCCGATCCGTGGGGGCCGCTGGCCCTCGTCGGTGCCAATCTGTTCGTCGTCGCCTTCGCCGCGACATGGGGCCCGGTGATGTGGGTGATGCTCGGCGAGATGTTCCCCAACCGCATCCGCGGCGTCGCCCTCGGTGTGTGCACCGCCTTCAACTGGGTCGCCAACTTCATCATCTCGATGCTGTTCCCGCAGATGAGCAAGGTCGTCGGATTGGGGTGGATCTACGGGTTCTTCGCCTTCTGTGCGGCGGCGTCGTACTTCTTCGTGCGATTCAAGGTCCGCGAGACCAAGGGTATGGAACTCGAGGACATGGATGCGATGGCCGACTCCGAATTGTCGGCGCTACAAAGCAAATACGCGGCCAAGTCCTCGCGCGTCAAGTAG
- a CDS encoding HhH-GPD-type base excision DNA repair protein, protein MAKLQIAQDPIADELLSTDPFALLTGMLLDQQFPMERAFAGPAKIKDRFGSLDPEAIAAADPAEFADLCATPPAIHRYGRSMAGRVQELARTVVAEYDGETARIWTEATTGADLFARLHKLPGFGEQKAKIFTALLAKQLDVKPAGWTKVVGDYGKKGFRSVADVTDADSLLRVREFKKAAKAAAKAESAQR, encoded by the coding sequence ATGGCGAAACTGCAGATTGCCCAGGATCCCATCGCCGACGAATTGTTGTCGACCGATCCGTTCGCGCTGCTCACCGGGATGCTCCTGGATCAGCAGTTCCCGATGGAGCGCGCTTTCGCCGGGCCTGCGAAGATCAAGGACCGCTTCGGCTCGCTCGATCCCGAGGCGATCGCCGCCGCCGACCCCGCCGAATTCGCCGACCTCTGCGCCACCCCGCCGGCGATTCACCGCTATGGTCGCTCGATGGCCGGGCGGGTTCAGGAGCTCGCCCGAACCGTGGTGGCGGAGTACGACGGTGAGACCGCACGGATCTGGACCGAGGCCACCACCGGCGCCGACCTGTTCGCGCGGCTGCACAAGCTCCCCGGCTTCGGTGAGCAGAAGGCCAAGATCTTCACCGCATTGCTGGCCAAACAACTCGACGTGAAGCCGGCCGGGTGGACGAAGGTGGTCGGCGACTACGGCAAGAAGGGTTTCCGCTCGGTCGCCGATGTGACCGACGCGGATTCGCTGCTTCGGGTTCGCGAGTTCAAGAAGGCCGCCAAGGCGGCGGCCAAGGCCGAGTCCGCTCAGCGCTGA
- a CDS encoding CsbD family protein translates to MALEDKISNKVEDAKGKAKEVGGDVTGDDSLKSEGKADQASAAVKDGIESVKDAAGKVKDKLTGN, encoded by the coding sequence ATGGCACTCGAGGACAAGATCTCGAACAAGGTCGAAGACGCCAAGGGCAAGGCCAAGGAAGTCGGCGGCGACGTCACCGGCGACGACAGCCTCAAGAGCGAGGGCAAGGCCGATCAGGCCTCGGCCGCGGTCAAGGACGGCATCGAGAGCGTCAAGGACGCCGCAGGCAAGGTCAAGGACAAGCTGACCGGCAACTGA